The Salvia miltiorrhiza cultivar Shanhuang (shh) chromosome 2, IMPLAD_Smil_shh, whole genome shotgun sequence DNA window CGTCGCCGGAGCGCAGTAGCTCCTCTCCTTGCAGCTGCAAATCGAACTCCATCGCCTTCTTCAGGCCCCTACACCCTTTCCTCTCGCACCTCCTCGATCTGTGCCCGCAGCAGATCTCGAAGAAGATTACAAAGCCGACGAAGGAGATCGCGAACAGTGTGAAGAAGATCAGCTGCGACTGTGGATTGGAGGCGAAATGGCAGTGGAAATGCGCGGCCACGGTGGAGAAAGGGGGCAGGATGAGAGAGAGCGACTGGAAGAGATAGGAGAAGCAGGAGACAATGAGGAAGGCGCCAGAGAAGAGGACGAGGATGAAGATGAGGAGGTCGAGAGTGGCGGAGGGCGAGTGGCGGCAGAGGGAGGGGCAGTTTGGGGAATTCGGGTGGTTGGGGGCGGGGGTTTTTGGAATTGGGGTTTTTCTGAGGGAGGAGGAAAGGGCCATGGCGGTGATGGAGTGGTGGAGATGGCGCATGTTAGTGATAAAAATGGAGTGGTGGAGATCGCTGGAGTTGGCCCCAGTTAGGGTGCGGGGCTACGTGTTGTTGGGGAGGCCGGACCGGCTGCGGCGGGCTCCACGGGGTTTGTGTCGTCTAGGAAGGTGGAGACCACGGCGGAGGGGCGATGTTCTCTCGCCGGGAAAGGATGTTCGatggggggagggggagagagagagagagaggccatcttaattaaaaatttaaaaaaaaataatttttttaacggtGACTTAATGGTGTTAAAATGcaggggggatttgcttaggtttagccacgttgaggtagtaaacagcgtctaccctgactatagggtcttatacgcgataggggccccaacgttgggggggtatttggtacttaaccctttattttttgtgtactttttatcatatattGATGATATTATTTTTGTGCACAGAGATGCTTACTGTGCGCGATCAATGATAAACAAATCGTGCACGTTAGAGTATACCGTGCATACCGTGTACGGATATCATGCACGGATGATTATACTGTGTACGGATAAACACACCGTGCATAGATGAACATACCGTGTAGTGTGTTCCCGTGTAACCGTGCACAATTGTAAATCATAGTTTTGGTGATATTTTTATAGTTTAATATCAAATAATGTGACAACTAGAAACCAAATAATTATCTATTTTACgatatttacatatatatagatatatataaatatttcacacatatataaatatatattatttattgagCTTTTGACTAGTCAAGTCATACCCTAAATAGACGACTTTGCAATAAGAATTTAGTGttactaataatattttcatattttaatataaataatttaaatttgacaaaatatatagatatataaatatttatctattttatttagctaaagaaaatataatataattattggtCACAAGCATTTGCatgataataattatatatatataaatacgtagcttatatatatatatatatatatatatgaatgggatcatatagatctcaaattcccaatgcttataatagatccctagatccaaatcttgaccacacatttatgacatgtggcgcatcaagatggtgacacgtggcaaggagcttccaagcattccaaggcaaaatctggaggggtaaaattgaaatgtaattttcggatttaataattaaaaaaatatatatttttttagattttctcaaaatagatatattttagatgcatatagtttcacacaaagatgcataaagttttcacatgaaatgcataactttgaacagaaaaatggatttaatttttccagttttggtattttcaccaccccaccccaccccaccccataccaccccccaatccagcccacaccaccccccaaccctcgccattaccaccccccaaaaataggcatgtttcacatgcatataaaatcaaacaaaaatgcataaagttttcacataaaaatgcattaaattatacaaaaaatgcatttcattttaataaatctggtagtttcgccaccccacccctgccccacccccacccacccacccccccaccccccaccccacccccaatattttttttttttcaaaaactgattttctgattgctggcccacccccaccccccaaaaatttttttttttttatttttttaaaaactgattttcaaaaaaaaaatttggggggtggggtggggggtgggtgggtggggggtcagtggtcagaaaatcagtttttgagaaaataaaaaaataaaaaaataaaaaataaaaaaattttggtggggggggggggtgggtgggtgggtggggggtagggggtaggggtgggtcagtggtcagaaaatcagttttttaaaaaaaaaaaaatttgggggggggggggggtggggggtagggggtggggtggggttcaggggtgtggggggtggggttggggtggggtgaaatcttatgcatttttatatgaaactttatgcatttttatatgaaagttcatgcattctcgtatgaaactttatgcatctaaaatatacctattttgagaaaatctaatttttttttttttttaatttcgaaaatttcattccaattttacccctctccagattttgccttgaaatgccttgccacgtgtcaccatcttgatgcgccacatgtcataaatgtgtggtctagatttggatctacggatctattataagcatagggatccaccggaacccaaccctatatatatatatatatcaccaaCACCAGTACTGATGACGACGGTAATGAAAATTTacattcatttatttaattattcatatTCAATAAATAGCAGTATTTATTCGAAATGATttgtcattaaaaaaaatatgtaattaacgttcatttatttatatattcatattcGAAATAGTATGAGctgtaaaatatatatttaattatttgtgtGTTCAAATTCTAAATATTTACTTGTTTATTCGAATTAATGTTTGCTCAAAAATTAATAATGGATGCTATAAATTATGTGGTTTCTGCAACTATATGGATCCATCGAATTTATGATAAAAAATTATTCGTTAAGAAAATTaaactaataaaaaattaaagaaggAAATAATAAAGATATGCATAACCACCGCCTACTTCAAATTCGGTCAACCCATAATTTGATAACTACCACAAATAATAAATAGAAATTTACATAATTAGGCTTAAGCGTGTTTAATCGTATAACTAAAacaattaaaaacataaaaggCGGAAGTCATATAAACCGCTAGATCTAATCAAATCAAAGGCTAGGATCAATTCTTTATTCTCAAAATATATGCAATTCTCCATGGATCCATTctctatatatatctatatatatgtgtggatTATACTTTAACTGAGTGCAGGAGATTACATGCATTTAGAATTTcagattcaatatatatatagtatatatatatttacatggGTTAGTTAATTAACTAAGATATGtatattttccattttttatattagACGAAGGTAGTATTGTGTACCTGCtccttaaatattaaatatctttttttttttttgaggaaaatatTAAATATCTTAGTTTTAGGTGATCTACGTGTTTTGCTCGCATATATGATACAGAATTGATAATTCTAATTTTTACCTCTATGAAACACGTGTAAGAGAACTAAGAGGAATATGATACTCTATCACTCTAAAAAGTAAGCTACCGACTGACTCACCGATGCTATAAACTACTGTATAAATAGGCACATTATACGTACCCCACAATTAGAATTACAAAGTTCTAAATTAGTATAgtactccatctgtccacgaaaaagtgtcaTACTTATCCCCTTTTTTTATCTACAAAAAAATGccctgtttacctttttgtacatttataccctttacttttcaatttatttacaacttatgtcattaataaatccacacttttatttaatctatgcaattaatccacacaattaactcactaattaaaactacaAAACCAACTCCCCACGcctaatcaaatcccatttcccccaaaattaaattactctttcTTTGGACtcaaacaagtggaagaaataCACACAAATCCTCCAAATTGTATCTCCAATTGTATCTACAACCCGATTTAATGGCTTTTGGGctatgtgtgtttgttgattagctcaatggaataataaatatgttctgaAAATTAACTCCACTTCACGTATGAATTCcacactacaagaaattgagtttttacccacacataattatccacacataataatgtgtggtagtttagccacacataatttcaaaatgtttaggtaattcatacaaaaaaaattcattagttattgacatttaaaatgtgcgGCAAAAATATTTTCGTGACATTTATTGTTTTACagttatttttaagttttatttatgtataataaaatttatttttaaatttgttgcgccaacgtggcaaactaataaaagttattaaccacacataattctaaattatctatgtgtgggtaatgaatttttatcattatttattcttgacatgtaagaaacgtggaaaaatatttttagctacatttatattttggcttaaattaattatttatgcaaATCTTAATTGATTTACCCACACACTGGGATGCACGGATTCGCGCAAAATCACCCCCGTGCAGTATCCGATTCGCGCGGGGGGCGGGTGTGGGcgcgattcgcgtgggattcgcacgggattcgccacctggcgaatcccccaaaaaaaaaaaaaaaaaaaaaattggattcgCGAATCGGGTGCGCCAACCTCGCGAATCCGGTGGTTTCCGGTGGTTGGCTTCAATATGCCGCTGCGGTGGTCGGATTtcagagggcggcggcggtagGGGCGGCGACCTCCTGCCGTTGTTCAATCGGTGTGAGACGCCGATTCCTCAAACGACGCTTGATTCCGCCGGGGAAGAAGAACGAGAGAGGTGGCGCGGAGAGGCGGCGGTGGCGATTCCTCACCTTGATTCCGCCGGGGAAGAAGAACGAGGGAGGTGGCGCGGGCTGGCTGTGAGTGTGGGTGTGCGACAGagggaaaaagagagagagagaggtcagagagaagaga harbors:
- the LOC131008424 gene encoding uncharacterized protein At5g19025-like, whose translation is MRHLHHSITAMALSSSLRKTPIPKTPAPNHPNSPNCPSLCRHSPSATLDLLIFILVLFSGAFLIVSCFSYLFQSLSLILPPFSTVAAHFHCHFASNPQSQLIFFTLFAISFVGFVIFFEICCGHRSRRCERKGCRGLKKAMEFDLQLQGEELLRSGDGNKAVRDVNELPWKGGGGLHGVSVV